The following are encoded together in the Clostridium sp. BJN0013 genome:
- a CDS encoding helix-turn-helix domain-containing protein — MKRVNIINKQEMGFRIRENREKLDLTREKFAEIVDLSALYIGQLERGERQMSLTALVKIANSLCVTTDYLIYGKDKCKNNENIIKEEFKEYNSAVDKKKSSVLHKLLETCSPKELNLIESMVKLILPYIR, encoded by the coding sequence ATGAAGAGAGTAAATATAATTAATAAACAGGAAATGGGGTTTAGAATTCGTGAAAATAGAGAAAAGTTAGATTTAACAAGAGAAAAATTTGCTGAAATTGTAGATCTTTCCGCACTTTATATTGGACAACTAGAGCGAGGTGAAAGACAGATGAGTCTTACAGCCTTGGTTAAAATAGCCAACTCACTTTGCGTAACAACAGATTATTTGATATATGGAAAGGATAAATGTAAAAATAATGAAAATATCATAAAAGAGGAATTTAAAGAATATAATTCAGCAGTCGATAAAAAAAAGAGCAGTGTGTTACATAAGTTACTGGAGACATGCTCTCCCAAAGAGTTAAATTTAATTGAAAGTATGGTGAAACTTATTTTACCTTATATTAGATAG
- a CDS encoding amidase domain-containing protein: MKFFLKKHFIQFIVIILFIFCISPYIKAQEEETLIKEEISNSIQEIFRNRNKAILNGDLKLIEVSYDKNTKYGTWAYEHEETKKKYLENWEEKQGVRFTDITPDIVIKRIRRKDDKFSVNLICSTEYKYVYENCPEIINRCRIGTSHVLNMAKKDNKWIITKEWYKDPFADSLNLDNLKVDSIKQYILSQNERELSNVGDRRKSAVEYADKYCGIATEKKCGYIYNKKYRNYNSQGGDCANFASQILHEGGKFKKNRSWNYDSSGATGAWLNADGFKDYMIYSGRASVIAHGSYEKVYKASYKLLPGDFIAYEKKGDITHISVVTGADCKGYSLVSCHNTDRNRVPWDLGWSDKNIKFWLVHVNY, encoded by the coding sequence ATGAAATTTTTTCTAAAGAAACATTTTATACAGTTTATTGTAATAATTCTATTTATATTTTGCATATCGCCCTATATAAAAGCACAGGAAGAGGAAACTCTCATTAAAGAAGAAATATCAAATTCCATACAGGAAATATTTCGAAATAGAAATAAGGCCATATTAAATGGAGATTTAAAATTAATAGAAGTTAGCTATGACAAAAACACAAAATATGGCACCTGGGCTTATGAACATGAAGAGACCAAGAAAAAATATCTTGAAAATTGGGAAGAAAAGCAGGGGGTAAGGTTTACAGATATTACTCCTGATATAGTAATAAAAAGAATTAGGAGAAAAGATGACAAGTTTTCTGTAAATTTGATATGTTCAACAGAATACAAATATGTATATGAAAATTGCCCTGAAATTATAAATAGATGTAGAATAGGAACCTCCCATGTATTAAATATGGCTAAAAAAGATAATAAATGGATAATAACTAAGGAGTGGTATAAAGATCCTTTTGCAGACTCTCTCAATCTAGATAATTTAAAAGTTGATTCCATAAAACAATATATATTGTCTCAAAATGAAAGAGAACTTTCAAATGTAGGAGATAGAAGAAAATCTGCAGTGGAATATGCAGATAAATACTGCGGCATAGCTACAGAAAAGAAATGCGGTTATATCTATAATAAAAAATATAGAAATTATAATTCTCAGGGAGGAGATTGTGCCAATTTTGCATCCCAAATATTACATGAAGGAGGAAAATTCAAAAAAAATCGTTCGTGGAATTATGATAGCTCAGGAGCCACTGGTGCATGGTTAAATGCAGATGGATTTAAAGATTATATGATATACAGTGGAAGAGCTTCAGTTATTGCCCATGGCAGTTATGAGAAAGTTTATAAGGCTTCTTATAAACTTCTTCCAGGAGATTTTATAGCATATGAAAAAAAAGGAGATATTACCCATATTTCAGTGGTGACAGGTGCAGACTGCAAAGGATATTCTCTGGTAAGCTGTCATAATACAGATAGAAATAGAGTGCCTTGGGATCTTGGATGGAGTGATAAGAATATAAAATTTTGGTTGGTACATGTGAATTATTAA
- a CDS encoding methyl-accepting chemotaxis protein, whose product MAELTEDIKNHIRSISSITNQTKESTNELYEEGNKLHNITESIIEKSIKGKEAVESIMGIITSLEDGIRDTFNSMSKLADKFKEVNDITNLISGIANQTNLLALNAAIEAARAGESGRGFAVVAEEVKKLAEITGNSTKDISMLIIERYR is encoded by the coding sequence TTGGCTGAACTTACAGAGGATATAAAAAATCATATAAGGAGTATATCTTCTATAACAAATCAGACTAAAGAATCTACTAATGAGTTGTATGAAGAAGGAAATAAGCTTCATAATATAACTGAGAGTATTATTGAAAAATCTATAAAAGGAAAAGAAGCAGTAGAATCTATTATGGGTATAATAACATCCTTGGAAGATGGAATAAGAGATACATTTAACAGTATGAGTAAATTAGCAGACAAATTTAAGGAAGTAAATGATATAACAAATCTTATAAGTGGAATAGCCAATCAAACTAATTTATTAGCTTTAAATGCAGCTATTGAAGCAGCAAGAGCTGGAGAAAGTGGAAGAGGGTTTGCGGTTGTTGCAGAAGAGGTAAAAAAATTGGCTGAAATAACCGGCAATAGTACGAAAGATATATCTATGCTCATAATTGAAAGATACCGATGA
- a CDS encoding ABC transporter ATP-binding protein — translation MEPLIKCKDLKKFYFRKSALNGLNLEIEEGKITGLLGPNGSGKTTFLKIAAGILKQSSGEILINGNKPGVKTKSEVSYLPDKDYIFKWMRINDAIDFFKDMYDDFDKNRALELLKFMNLEGDSKVKTLSRGMCEKFYLTLVLSRKAKLYVLDEPLGGVDPVTREKILDAILENYTENSSIVITTHLVSDIERLFDDVAFISEGKIILSGNAEELRAERKMSIDEIYREVFSNV, via the coding sequence ATGGAACCACTTATAAAATGTAAGGATTTAAAGAAGTTTTATTTTAGAAAATCAGCCTTAAATGGACTTAATCTGGAAATTGAAGAAGGTAAAATAACAGGACTTTTAGGACCTAATGGAAGCGGCAAAACTACTTTTTTGAAAATTGCAGCAGGCATATTAAAGCAGAGCTCTGGTGAAATACTTATAAATGGAAATAAACCTGGGGTAAAGACAAAATCCGAGGTTTCGTATTTGCCGGATAAGGACTATATTTTCAAATGGATGAGAATAAATGATGCCATAGATTTTTTTAAGGATATGTATGATGATTTTGATAAAAATAGAGCTTTAGAACTTTTAAAATTTATGAACTTGGAAGGGGATAGTAAAGTTAAGACTTTATCTAGAGGTATGTGTGAAAAATTTTATCTTACACTGGTGCTTTCCAGAAAAGCAAAGCTTTATGTATTGGATGAGCCTTTAGGAGGGGTGGATCCTGTAACCAGAGAAAAGATATTGGATGCAATACTTGAAAATTATACGGAAAATAGTTCCATAGTTATAACTACTCACCTTGTAAGTGATATTGAAAGATTGTTTGATGATGTAGCCTTTATATCTGAAGGGAAAATAATACTGTCAGGTAATGCAGAAGAGCTTAGAGCTGAAAGGAAAATGTCCATAGATGAGATATACAGAGAGGTGTTTAGTAATGTTTAA
- a CDS encoding GntR family transcriptional regulator: MNDEFEPNIPIYIQIMNIIKRKIINKELKPGDKIPSVRELSAMLKVNPNTIQRTYLELERENIAYKQRGMGTFLREDVSMIEKLKGEMARDIIYNFIKGMKELGFSSDEIIKIVEEKVQEEI, encoded by the coding sequence ATGAATGATGAATTTGAACCTAATATACCAATATATATTCAAATAATGAATATTATAAAGAGGAAAATAATAAATAAGGAATTAAAACCTGGGGATAAAATTCCTTCTGTAAGGGAATTGTCTGCCATGTTAAAGGTTAATCCAAATACTATTCAAAGAACTTATTTGGAATTGGAAAGAGAGAATATTGCATATAAACAAAGAGGAATGGGTACTTTTTTAAGGGAGGATGTATCTATGATAGAAAAGTTAAAAGGAGAAATGGCAAGAGATATTATATATAATTTTATAAAAGGAATGAAGGAACTAGGATTTTCTTCTGATGAAATAATTAAAATTGTAGAAGAAAAAGTACAGGAGGAAATATAA
- a CDS encoding alpha/beta hydrolase, with protein MKDYGKVLLKDASGSECYEQITIKSNSVPIVLSIWKSKKEDPSIVFFPGTMTHPLFYEEFLSLLSLNGFNVIGVHLICHGKSPRVKELYSFDEMLQNGKDAISYAIGRFNNKVFIMGSSQGGILTIALAGLDNRIKAAFPHNILIPALPDSICVTRFPNSFKHIYKLIIMTMKIGRKVAPRLQLHVSFYLDVKKVTRDKKVYARLEDDPIGFMKYPIYFLTSLFCADLKQVYDGSIKCPVVVIAAKKDPLFPLDYTKKVFKLIKAPHKEMLIFDEDKHLIMNECVDRIMDKIVRKVKEFV; from the coding sequence ATGAAAGACTATGGTAAAGTACTTTTAAAAGATGCATCTGGGTCAGAATGTTATGAACAAATTACTATAAAGTCTAATTCTGTTCCCATTGTACTATCCATATGGAAGAGTAAAAAGGAAGATCCGTCTATAGTTTTTTTCCCGGGAACAATGACTCACCCTTTATTCTATGAAGAATTTTTAAGTTTACTTTCATTAAATGGTTTTAATGTTATTGGAGTGCATCTGATATGCCATGGAAAAAGTCCAAGGGTAAAAGAATTGTATAGTTTTGATGAAATGCTTCAAAATGGAAAGGATGCTATTTCCTATGCAATTGGTAGATTTAATAATAAGGTATTTATTATGGGTTCAAGTCAAGGGGGAATTTTAACTATAGCATTAGCGGGGCTTGATAACAGAATTAAAGCTGCTTTCCCTCATAATATTTTGATTCCAGCCCTTCCAGATTCAATTTGTGTAACAAGATTCCCAAATAGTTTTAAGCACATATATAAGCTAATTATTATGACAATGAAAATAGGAAGAAAAGTAGCTCCAAGATTACAACTGCATGTTTCTTTTTATCTGGATGTAAAAAAAGTTACAAGAGATAAAAAAGTATATGCCAGACTAGAGGATGATCCCATTGGGTTTATGAAATATCCAATTTATTTTTTAACCAGTCTGTTTTGTGCTGACTTAAAGCAAGTATATGATGGAAGTATAAAATGTCCTGTTGTAGTTATAGCGGCAAAAAAAGATCCATTATTCCCTCTTGATTATACTAAAAAAGTTTTTAAACTGATAAAAGCTCCCCATAAGGAAATGTTGATTTTTGATGAAGATAAACATCTTATTATGAATGAGTGTGTAGATAGAATTATGGATAAAATTGTACGTAAAGTTAAGGAGTTTGTTTAA
- a CDS encoding M15 family metallopeptidase, translating to MKKIILIIILSCIWANPVKALSNNYDITMKQDILCLMMAYKDYIIDIEKDSSKNVYLITKSGKKILYDDKKEKSFEEKLYNTDLQDMMEQLYPKESINKVMDKDMDPGRFRVYPLLNEVYGFNKSSVESNLKRVNLGYGSFQFNGNNDASKCLENVMKELIPLSQKRTDISRCLFPGSGTFNYRCISGTNLLSPHAFGIAIDLARDKRDYWKWVPKEEGNSRLEEYPKEIVEIFEKNNFVWGGKWSHFDILHFEYRPEIILKAKYFNTEDKNSKLWYGDVPCEDEVVKNCIKKIDEKL from the coding sequence ATGAAAAAAATAATTTTAATCATAATATTGAGCTGTATATGGGCAAATCCTGTAAAAGCCTTGTCAAATAATTATGACATTACAATGAAGCAGGATATTTTATGTCTTATGATGGCATATAAGGATTATATTATTGATATAGAAAAAGATAGTAGTAAAAATGTATATTTAATTACTAAATCAGGTAAAAAAATTTTATATGATGATAAGAAAGAAAAGAGTTTTGAAGAAAAACTGTATAACACAGATCTGCAGGATATGATGGAACAACTCTATCCAAAGGAATCCATAAATAAGGTCATGGATAAGGATATGGATCCGGGGAGATTTAGAGTTTATCCACTATTAAACGAAGTATATGGATTCAATAAAAGCTCTGTAGAATCTAATTTAAAAAGGGTTAACCTGGGATATGGTAGTTTTCAGTTTAATGGAAACAATGATGCTTCAAAATGCCTGGAAAATGTTATGAAGGAACTTATTCCACTGTCACAAAAAAGAACGGATATTTCAAGATGTCTTTTTCCGGGTAGTGGTACATTTAATTATAGGTGTATTTCCGGAACTAATTTATTAAGTCCCCATGCATTTGGAATAGCTATAGATCTTGCTAGAGATAAAAGAGATTATTGGAAGTGGGTACCTAAAGAAGAGGGAAATAGCAGATTAGAAGAATATCCTAAGGAAATTGTGGAGATATTTGAAAAAAATAATTTTGTTTGGGGAGGAAAGTGGAGTCATTTTGATATTTTGCATTTTGAATATAGACCGGAAATAATTTTGAAAGCTAAATATTTTAATACTGAGGATAAAAATAGTAAGTTATGGTATGGAGATGTACCTTGTGAAGATGAGGTAGTGAAAAACTGTATAAAAAAGATAGATGAAAAACTATAA
- a CDS encoding ATP-binding protein yields MKIRSIIYKNKLIEKIRKNITWKLFIVTALIFTIFISSTLTFQSLFFGKFYINKKERIIESEVKKFRVLYNNTENNNEVTELIREFEDSNNAKIVIMDSEGKINFITKLDDRGYDEERIKIIQDIIVTWIRDSNLLDEIKRYNKSITFITEKKINGTKNIITVVPDNNRQEIIFAVTSLQPVDEASSVIKEFYIYFYMGAIVLILISSLIYTNTVSKPLVKLNDTAKKMALMDFSKKCSVKSKDEIGNLADTLNFLAYNLDKALTSLKKANVKLEKDIEKEREIERIRKEFIASASHELKTPINLIGGYAEGLKDNIFESSEKDHYIDIIIDESNKMANLVADMLNLSHLESGVLKLNKEEFFMDEFIIYSLKKFSKVIKDKNITINFNMIPKIRVYADWDKMEQVIDNFTTNAIKNTEEGGYINFVIEDKEKDKIIVSIENTGENIPEGELNNLWDSFYKLDKSRNRELGGTGIGLSIVKNILMLHNFQYGVKNTDIGVKFYFIMNKV; encoded by the coding sequence ATGAAAATAAGGAGCATCATATATAAAAATAAACTTATAGAGAAAATAAGAAAAAATATAACATGGAAATTGTTTATAGTTACTGCTTTGATATTTACTATATTTATAAGCAGTACCTTAACTTTTCAGTCTCTGTTCTTTGGTAAATTTTATATAAACAAAAAGGAAAGAATTATAGAAAGTGAAGTTAAAAAGTTCAGAGTGCTTTATAATAATACAGAAAATAATAATGAAGTAACAGAGCTTATAAGGGAATTTGAAGATAGCAATAATGCTAAAATAGTTATAATGGATAGTGAAGGAAAAATAAATTTTATAACAAAATTAGATGATAGGGGATATGATGAAGAAAGAATAAAAATTATACAGGATATCATAGTTACATGGATAAGAGATTCAAATTTGCTAGATGAAATAAAAAGATATAATAAATCTATAACATTTATTACAGAAAAGAAAATTAATGGAACAAAAAATATAATAACTGTAGTTCCGGATAACAATAGACAGGAAATAATATTTGCAGTAACTTCTCTTCAGCCGGTAGATGAAGCTTCTTCTGTAATAAAAGAATTCTATATTTACTTTTATATGGGCGCAATAGTGCTCATTTTGATATCATCTTTAATATATACAAATACAGTTTCAAAGCCTTTAGTTAAATTAAATGATACTGCAAAAAAGATGGCTTTAATGGATTTTTCTAAAAAATGCAGCGTAAAAAGCAAAGATGAGATAGGAAATCTGGCAGATACATTGAATTTTTTAGCTTATAATCTGGATAAGGCATTGACCTCTCTTAAAAAGGCTAATGTGAAACTAGAAAAAGATATAGAAAAAGAAAGAGAAATAGAAAGAATCAGGAAAGAATTTATAGCCTCTGCTTCTCATGAACTTAAAACCCCTATAAATTTAATAGGAGGTTATGCAGAGGGTTTGAAAGATAATATATTTGAATCTAGTGAAAAGGATCATTATATTGATATTATAATAGATGAAAGTAATAAGATGGCAAATTTGGTGGCAGATATGTTAAATCTCTCCCATTTAGAGTCAGGTGTTTTAAAACTTAATAAAGAAGAATTTTTTATGGATGAATTTATAATATATTCATTAAAAAAATTTTCTAAGGTTATAAAAGATAAGAATATAACTATAAATTTTAATATGATACCTAAAATCAGAGTATATGCAGACTGGGATAAGATGGAACAAGTTATAGATAATTTCACAACTAATGCCATAAAAAATACAGAAGAAGGGGGATATATAAATTTTGTTATAGAAGATAAGGAAAAAGATAAGATTATTGTATCCATAGAAAATACAGGAGAAAATATACCAGAAGGGGAATTAAATAATTTATGGGATAGTTTCTACAAATTGGATAAATCTAGAAATAGAGAATTGGGAGGAACGGGTATTGGGCTTTCTATAGTAAAAAATATATTGATGCTTCATAACTTTCAGTATGGGGTAAAAAATACAGATATAGGTGTAAAATTTTACTTTATAATGAATAAAGTATAA
- a CDS encoding LTA synthase family protein produces the protein MNFEDVKNNKLFKVLLNFLYNNIDVILFFTLICIKLMSYARNISSNYLAGLVFFPIAASVLILISFSLIFKKKSRVTFLYIADIVISLILIADLMYYRYFKDITTLAAVRNAKLLQGVSASVGSVANIKDLYYLLDIFILLPVVRFYKRRIKNIKPISKRLLSFLVMFILGASVNAAIFYWVSKVQPTLLTAMSNRIYLTTMIGNINFHMVDSYNYISTSVKNSKKLSEDRENEIKTFLENNNKSTGEINFKGEAEGKNLIVIQVEALQNFVINQKVNGQEITPNLNRWVNKCMYFDNYFYQVAGGNTSDAEFMSNNSLYPAQSGSAYYTYSGNKYDSLASALKDKNYYTAAMHGNSEGFWNRNVMYKAQNFDDFFGEHSFNIDEKIGLGLSDKSFLNQSLEKLKSFKEPYYGFLVTLTSHFPYEAVDKYGDFDVGEYEGTFIGKYLKAIHYTDAQLGEFLDALEQQGIMDNSVIALYGDHFAIPKDNAEELFKFENEEKSDDFTWFKYQKVPLLLHFPQDKYAGVNHKYSCQMDLYPTLANLYNLPGNYMFGKDMLNGDNEKVIFRNGSFIDGKNLYVSWTNTYYSLESGEKIDETEELKEEKNQYTNELKYCDDLLNHNLIKTFTEEK, from the coding sequence ATGAATTTTGAAGACGTAAAAAATAATAAGTTATTTAAGGTATTGTTAAATTTCTTATATAACAATATAGATGTAATTCTATTTTTTACATTAATATGTATAAAACTTATGTCATATGCTAGAAACATATCCTCCAACTATCTGGCTGGGCTTGTATTCTTTCCTATAGCTGCTTCTGTATTGATACTAATTAGCTTTTCTCTTATTTTTAAGAAAAAAAGCAGAGTTACTTTTTTGTATATAGCAGATATAGTGATAAGTTTAATACTTATAGCGGATTTGATGTATTATAGGTATTTTAAAGATATTACTACACTGGCAGCAGTAAGAAATGCCAAATTACTTCAGGGAGTATCTGCTAGTGTAGGCAGTGTGGCAAATATTAAAGATCTGTATTATCTACTGGATATATTCATTTTATTACCTGTAGTTAGGTTCTATAAAAGAAGAATAAAAAACATAAAGCCTATATCAAAAAGATTATTAAGTTTTTTGGTAATGTTCATTTTAGGTGCTAGTGTTAATGCTGCTATTTTTTATTGGGTGTCTAAAGTGCAGCCTACATTATTAACGGCTATGAGTAATAGAATATATCTTACTACTATGATAGGAAATATAAATTTTCACATGGTGGATTCATATAACTATATAAGTACCAGCGTTAAGAATTCTAAAAAATTATCTGAGGATAGAGAAAATGAAATTAAAACCTTTTTAGAAAATAATAATAAGAGTACGGGAGAAATTAATTTTAAAGGAGAAGCAGAGGGGAAAAATTTAATAGTAATCCAAGTAGAGGCATTGCAGAATTTTGTAATAAATCAGAAAGTAAATGGACAAGAAATAACCCCCAATCTGAATAGATGGGTAAATAAATGCATGTATTTTGATAATTACTTTTATCAGGTTGCAGGGGGAAATACATCTGATGCGGAATTTATGTCAAATAATTCACTTTATCCTGCCCAATCGGGCTCTGCCTATTATACCTATAGTGGAAATAAATATGATTCTCTAGCCAGTGCTTTAAAAGATAAGAATTATTATACAGCAGCCATGCATGGAAATAGTGAAGGATTCTGGAATAGAAATGTTATGTATAAAGCACAAAATTTTGATGATTTTTTCGGAGAACATAGTTTTAATATAGATGAAAAAATAGGATTAGGACTTAGTGATAAATCATTTCTAAATCAATCTCTAGAAAAGTTAAAGAGTTTTAAAGAACCCTATTATGGATTTTTAGTTACTTTAACCAGTCATTTTCCTTATGAAGCTGTAGATAAGTATGGGGACTTTGATGTGGGTGAATATGAAGGAACCTTTATAGGAAAATACTTAAAAGCAATACATTATACAGATGCACAGTTGGGGGAATTTTTAGATGCTCTTGAACAACAGGGAATAATGGATAATTCTGTAATAGCATTATATGGTGATCATTTTGCTATTCCAAAGGATAATGCAGAAGAGCTTTTCAAATTTGAAAATGAAGAAAAAAGTGATGATTTTACCTGGTTCAAATATCAGAAAGTACCTTTATTACTGCATTTCCCACAAGATAAATACGCAGGAGTAAATCATAAATATAGTTGTCAGATGGACTTGTATCCTACACTGGCTAATTTATATAATCTACCTGGAAATTATATGTTTGGAAAGGACATGCTTAATGGAGATAATGAGAAAGTTATTTTTAGGAATGGTTCTTTTATAGATGGTAAGAACTTATATGTATCCTGGACCAATACATATTATAGTTTGGAGTCAGGAGAAAAAATAGATGAAACGGAAGAATTAAAAGAGGAAAAAAATCAATATACCAATGAATTGAAATATTGTGATGATCTGCTAAATCATAACTTAATAAAGACTTTTACAGAGGAAAAGTAA
- a CDS encoding MBL fold metallo-hydrolase, with protein MVFKLGKTRKVAGNVYVVRTLVSNFFIYSNYETTICFNSGFVPFVINRELSKIDIKPESVSNVFITYPYFYNIGGIRLFKNSNVYIPSEVFDKKLKYMEFSKKKRSKIKYIRVKDGDVLNIGNIKIKAIIFPGRKTGTISYMVNDSTLFI; from the coding sequence ATGGTATTTAAATTAGGCAAAACCCGTAAGGTAGCAGGTAATGTATATGTAGTGAGAACACTTGTTTCTAACTTTTTTATTTATTCTAATTATGAAACTACTATATGTTTTAATTCGGGTTTTGTTCCCTTTGTTATAAATAGGGAATTAAGCAAAATAGATATTAAGCCTGAATCTGTTTCTAATGTGTTTATAACTTATCCCTATTTCTATAATATAGGAGGTATTAGATTATTTAAAAATTCAAATGTTTACATACCCTCAGAAGTATTCGATAAAAAATTAAAATATATGGAATTTAGTAAAAAAAAGAGAAGTAAAATAAAATATATAAGAGTAAAGGATGGAGATGTATTAAATATAGGAAATATAAAAATAAAAGCTATTATATTTCCGGGACGTAAAACGGGGACTATTTCATATATGGTAAATGACAGTACTTTGTTTATATAA
- a CDS encoding DegV family protein, which yields MEKIALIADSTSDLPDNIVEKYNIKMLHYRIIYKNREFVDKIDITPEYVYNNLHREIPTSSIPSMDEIEKVFKELEEEGYTHAIAVTLSSGLTGIYNGIRVVSENHPKIKTCIFDSRSISMGEGVILEECGKLIEKGVSFSKIVDKIPDIRKRLNLFFVVDTLEYLKKGGRIGKVAGTIAELLNIKPIVSIDINDGKYYTYDKVRGRKKSLNKMIEIAKNILKTKKCRLCVVHGCALEDSQKIFQELKEHPNVVSSVFGGALSPVSGVHSGPGLVGLILFEEE from the coding sequence TTGGAAAAAATTGCATTAATAGCGGACAGTACCAGTGATTTACCCGATAATATTGTAGAAAAATACAATATAAAAATGCTTCACTATAGAATAATATATAAAAATAGAGAGTTTGTAGATAAAATAGATATAACTCCAGAATATGTGTATAATAATTTACATAGAGAGATACCCACATCTTCAATACCTTCTATGGATGAAATAGAAAAGGTATTTAAAGAACTGGAGGAGGAGGGATATACCCATGCTATAGCTGTAACACTTTCCAGTGGATTAACGGGGATTTATAATGGAATAAGAGTAGTTAGTGAAAACCATCCTAAAATAAAAACCTGTATATTTGACTCTAGATCTATTTCCATGGGAGAAGGAGTAATATTAGAAGAATGCGGGAAGCTTATAGAAAAAGGTGTTAGTTTTAGTAAAATAGTTGACAAAATACCGGATATAAGAAAAAGATTAAATTTATTTTTTGTAGTAGATACCCTGGAATATCTGAAAAAAGGGGGCAGAATAGGCAAAGTGGCAGGAACTATTGCAGAACTTTTAAATATAAAACCTATAGTATCTATTGATATAAATGACGGTAAATATTATACTTATGATAAGGTAAGGGGAAGAAAAAAATCTTTAAATAAAATGATTGAAATTGCAAAAAATATCCTCAAAACTAAAAAATGCAGGTTATGTGTCGTACATGGATGTGCTCTAGAGGATTCACAAAAAATATTTCAGGAGTTAAAAGAACATCCCAATGTAGTTTCTTCAGTTTTTGGAGGGGCTTTAAGTCCTGTATCTGGTGTACATAGTGGTCCGGGACTGGTGGGGTTAATATTGTTTGAGGAAGAATAA
- a CDS encoding response regulator transcription factor, whose protein sequence is MNKTVLMVDDEERMRLLMEAYLKREGLQVLLAENGEEALRKFKENHVDLVVLDIMMPLMDGWTTCRELRKISNVPIIMLTARGEDEDQLLGFQLGTDSYVTKPVSPKILVAKVKALLRRTYYDEINQDNTYDGLFINEEGHEVKIDGENIYLSPKEFEFLCYLIKNKDIVLSREKILDAIWGVDYYGDLRTVDTHVKRLREKLGVKSYLITTVRGVGYKFEVKKE, encoded by the coding sequence ATGAATAAAACTGTTTTAATGGTAGATGATGAAGAGAGAATGAGACTTCTTATGGAGGCATATTTAAAAAGAGAGGGTTTACAAGTGCTTTTAGCGGAAAATGGAGAGGAAGCGCTTAGAAAATTTAAGGAAAATCATGTAGATTTAGTAGTGTTAGATATAATGATGCCCCTAATGGATGGCTGGACTACATGCAGAGAACTTAGAAAGATTTCAAATGTACCTATAATTATGCTTACAGCCAGGGGAGAAGATGAAGATCAACTTCTAGGGTTTCAGCTGGGAACAGACAGCTATGTAACAAAGCCTGTGAGTCCCAAAATTTTAGTGGCTAAAGTAAAAGCCCTCTTAAGACGGACTTATTATGATGAAATTAACCAGGACAATACCTATGATGGACTTTTTATAAATGAAGAGGGTCATGAAGTGAAAATAGATGGGGAAAATATATATCTCTCTCCGAAAGAATTTGAATTTCTATGTTATTTAATTAAAAACAAGGATATAGTCTTAAGTAGGGAAAAAATTTTAGATGCCATATGGGGAGTAGATTACTATGGGGATCTAAGAACAGTGGATACCCATGTAAAAAGACTGAGGGAAAAGTTAGGTGTTAAATCTTATTTAATAACAACTGTTAGGGGTGTAGGTTATAAATTTGAGGTAAAGAAGGAATGA